Proteins encoded by one window of Azospirillum brasilense:
- a CDS encoding DMT family transporter: protein MPDASTLAPAARADAAQRIALIALLTGALGIAFAPIFVRLSELGPSATAFWRLAFAIPALWVWMAMEPKGGARSRKPSSLNDYVRLTAAGLFFAGDLAIWHWSIRYTSVANSTLLANFAPIFVTLVSWLVFKERFSRTFLTGLGLALCGAIVLMGQSLQLSPDHLFGDALGLLTAVFYSGYFLMVGRLRSEFSTATIMTWSGVVTGVALLPIALLSGESLIAGSLGGWGVLLGLALVSHAGGQSLIAYALAHLPAAFSSVSLLLQPAAAAVLAWALLAEPLGAFQAVGGTIVLAGILVARRGSR, encoded by the coding sequence ATGCCGGACGCCAGCACCCTCGCCCCCGCCGCGCGCGCTGACGCCGCGCAACGGATCGCACTGATCGCCCTCCTGACCGGGGCGCTGGGAATCGCCTTCGCTCCGATCTTCGTCCGCCTGTCCGAGCTGGGACCGAGCGCCACCGCCTTCTGGCGCTTGGCCTTCGCGATTCCGGCCCTGTGGGTCTGGATGGCCATGGAGCCGAAGGGCGGCGCCCGCTCCCGGAAACCGTCGTCGCTGAACGATTATGTCCGGCTGACCGCCGCCGGGCTGTTCTTCGCGGGCGACCTCGCCATCTGGCACTGGTCGATCCGCTACACGTCGGTCGCCAACTCCACGCTGCTCGCCAACTTCGCGCCGATCTTCGTGACGCTGGTGTCCTGGCTGGTGTTCAAGGAGCGGTTCAGCCGGACCTTCCTCACCGGCCTCGGGCTGGCCCTGTGCGGCGCCATCGTCCTGATGGGGCAAAGCCTGCAGTTGAGCCCCGATCACCTGTTCGGCGACGCGCTGGGCTTGCTGACCGCCGTGTTCTACAGCGGCTACTTCCTGATGGTCGGCCGTCTGCGGTCGGAGTTCTCCACCGCCACGATCATGACCTGGAGCGGCGTTGTCACCGGCGTCGCCCTGCTGCCCATCGCCCTGCTGTCGGGCGAAAGCCTGATCGCCGGCTCGCTCGGCGGCTGGGGCGTGCTTCTCGGGCTCGCCCTGGTCAGCCACGCCGGCGGCCAGAGCCTGATCGCCTACGCGCTGGCCCATCTGCCCGCCGCCTTCTCCTCCGTCAGTCTGCTGCTCCAGCCCGCGGCGGCGGCGGTGCTGGCCTGGGCGCTGCTCGCCGAGCCGCTCGGCGCGTTCCAGGCGGTCGGCGGCACCATCGTGCTGGCCGGAATCCTGGTGGCCCGCCGCGGGAGCCGATAA
- a CDS encoding carboxylate-amine ligase: protein MEPAFTLGLEEEYLLVDRNSRDIARNPPDEMLEACQEQAPGQIHPEFLRCQIEVGTPVCSTLAEARAELARLRATVAGVARAHNLAPIAASTHPFAAWEPQKHTNRDRYNMLARDLGAPARRLMICGMHVHVGIEDDDLRIDLMNQVRYFLPHLLALSTSSPFWRGQDMQRRSYRLAVWNELPRTGMPDSFQSFGEYQQQVNVLVNAGIIEDASKLWWDIRPSQRFPTLEMRITDVCTRLDDAVTVAALFRCLLRMLWRLRLRNVTWRPYKNLLIGENRWRAQRYGLDEGLVDFGRGTIVPYADLMEELIELTREDAERFDCVAEVANARDIIRRGTSAHRQVAIYREALEQGATGWEALAQVVDWLTEETMVGVE from the coding sequence ATGGAGCCGGCCTTCACGCTGGGGCTTGAGGAAGAGTATCTGCTGGTGGACCGCAACTCGCGGGACATCGCGCGCAACCCGCCGGACGAGATGCTGGAGGCTTGCCAGGAGCAGGCGCCGGGCCAGATCCATCCGGAATTCCTGCGCTGCCAGATCGAGGTCGGCACGCCGGTGTGCTCCACCCTGGCGGAGGCGCGGGCGGAGCTGGCGCGGCTGCGCGCGACGGTGGCCGGGGTGGCGCGCGCCCACAATCTGGCGCCCATTGCCGCCTCGACCCATCCTTTCGCCGCGTGGGAGCCGCAGAAGCACACCAACCGCGACCGCTACAACATGCTGGCCCGCGACCTGGGCGCGCCGGCGCGGCGGCTGATGATCTGCGGCATGCACGTCCATGTCGGGATCGAGGACGACGACCTGCGCATCGACCTGATGAATCAGGTCCGCTATTTCCTGCCGCATCTGCTGGCGTTGTCCACCTCCTCGCCCTTCTGGCGGGGGCAGGACATGCAGCGCAGATCCTACCGGCTCGCGGTGTGGAACGAGCTGCCGCGCACCGGCATGCCGGACAGCTTCCAGAGCTTCGGCGAGTACCAGCAGCAGGTGAATGTCCTGGTCAACGCCGGCATCATCGAGGACGCGAGCAAGCTGTGGTGGGACATCCGCCCGTCCCAGCGCTTCCCGACGCTGGAGATGCGGATCACCGACGTCTGCACCCGGCTGGACGACGCGGTGACGGTGGCGGCGCTGTTCCGCTGCCTGCTGCGCATGCTGTGGCGGCTGCGGCTGCGGAACGTGACGTGGCGGCCCTACAAGAACCTGCTGATCGGCGAGAACCGCTGGCGGGCCCAGCGCTACGGCCTCGACGAGGGGCTGGTGGATTTCGGGCGCGGCACCATCGTTCCCTACGCCGACCTGATGGAGGAGCTGATCGAGCTGACCCGCGAGGACGCGGAGCGATTCGATTGCGTGGCCGAGGTCGCCAACGCCCGCGACATCATCCGCCGCGGCACCAGCGCCCACCGGCAGGTCGCCATCTACCGCGAGGCGCTGGAGCAGGGCGCCACCGGCTGGGAGGCCCTGGCCCAGGTGGTCGACTGGCTGACCGAGGAGACCATGGTCGGGGTGGAGTGA
- a CDS encoding O-acetylhomoserine aminocarboxypropyltransferase, whose product MADAKFLKFDTLSLHAGQRPDPTTGARAVPIYQSTSYVFDDTDHAASLFNLERPGHIYSRISNPTVAVLEERLAALDGGVGAVCTASGQAALTLAIMTLMGAGGHIVASSSIYGGSRNLLAYTLPRFGITTTFVNPRDLDGFRAAIRPETRLLFGEVLGNPGLEVLDIPSLSAIAHDAGLPLMVDATFVTPYLCKPLSFGADLVMHSCTKWLAGHGVAIGGVVIDGGGFDWEASGKFPTLTEPYAGYHGIDFVEEYGPAAFIMRARAEGLRDFGACMSPMNAFQILQGVETLPLRMKGHIHNTRKVLGFLESEAYAENGSVAWVTHPELPDHPDHRLRAQLLPHGAGSIISFGIKGGREAGRRFIEKLALFSHLANVGDAKSLVIHPASTTHAQLDAEALAAAGVGEDMIRLSIGLEDCDDLIDDLRQALRAATKA is encoded by the coding sequence ATGGCCGACGCCAAGTTCCTCAAGTTCGACACGCTGAGCCTGCACGCCGGCCAGCGGCCCGACCCGACAACCGGGGCGCGGGCGGTGCCGATCTACCAGTCCACGTCCTACGTCTTCGACGACACCGACCACGCCGCCTCGCTGTTCAATCTGGAACGGCCGGGGCACATCTATTCCCGCATCTCGAACCCCACGGTGGCGGTGCTGGAGGAACGGCTGGCGGCCTTGGACGGCGGCGTCGGCGCGGTCTGCACGGCCAGCGGCCAGGCGGCCCTGACGCTCGCCATCATGACCCTGATGGGCGCGGGCGGGCACATCGTCGCCTCCTCCTCGATCTACGGCGGCAGCCGCAACCTGCTGGCCTACACGCTGCCGCGATTCGGCATCACCACGACCTTCGTGAATCCGCGCGACCTCGACGGCTTCCGCGCGGCCATCCGGCCGGAGACGCGGCTGCTGTTCGGCGAGGTGCTGGGCAATCCGGGGCTTGAGGTGCTCGACATTCCCAGCCTGTCGGCCATCGCCCATGACGCCGGCCTGCCGCTGATGGTCGATGCCACCTTCGTCACGCCCTATCTGTGCAAGCCGCTGAGCTTCGGCGCCGATCTGGTCATGCACTCCTGCACCAAGTGGCTGGCCGGGCACGGCGTCGCCATCGGCGGGGTGGTGATCGACGGCGGCGGCTTCGACTGGGAGGCGTCCGGCAAGTTCCCCACGCTGACCGAGCCCTACGCCGGCTATCATGGCATCGACTTCGTGGAGGAATACGGGCCGGCCGCCTTCATCATGCGCGCCCGCGCCGAGGGGCTGCGCGACTTCGGCGCCTGCATGAGCCCGATGAACGCCTTCCAGATCCTCCAGGGCGTGGAAACCCTGCCGCTGCGCATGAAGGGCCACATCCACAACACCCGCAAGGTGCTGGGCTTCCTCGAATCGGAGGCCTACGCGGAGAACGGCAGCGTCGCCTGGGTCACCCACCCGGAACTGCCCGACCATCCCGACCACCGGCTGCGCGCCCAGCTCCTGCCGCACGGCGCCGGCTCCATCATCTCCTTCGGCATCAAGGGCGGGCGCGAGGCCGGACGCCGCTTCATCGAGAAGCTGGCGCTGTTCTCGCACCTCGCCAACGTCGGCGATGCCAAGTCGCTGGTCATCCACCCCGCCAGCACCACCCACGCCCAGCTCGACGCCGAGGCGCTCGCCGCCGCCGGGGTGGGGGAGGATATGATCCGCCTGTCCATCGGGCTGGAGGATTGCGACGACCTGATCGACGATCTGCGCCAGGCGCTGCGCGCCGCGACGAAGGCGTGA
- a CDS encoding N-formylglutamate amidohydrolase, with product MTQRSPSKPAEHPRPVTLPSPPRAAPAAPLLGPDDPPPVAVLRPESDSPVLLLCDHASRAIPKALGTLGLDEANLCRHIAYDIGAAEVTRRLSERFGATAVLSGYSRLVIDPNRALDDPTAIPVVSDDVVIPGNRALDRAEEERRVDAIFRPYHEAVAAEVARRRGRGQVPVLLSIHSFTPAMRGVARPWHVGILWDHDPRIPIPMIERLRADGRWCVGDNEPYSGRSTLGGTVESHATPAGLPNVLVEVRQDLIATPEGAALWATVLGDALEPILADPDLYQIKLFPRE from the coding sequence ATGACGCAGCGATCCCCGAGCAAGCCCGCCGAACATCCCCGACCGGTGACCCTGCCGTCGCCGCCCCGCGCCGCGCCGGCCGCGCCGCTGCTGGGCCCTGACGATCCGCCACCGGTCGCCGTGCTGCGCCCGGAGTCGGACAGCCCCGTCCTGCTGCTGTGCGACCACGCCTCGCGGGCCATTCCGAAGGCGTTGGGGACGCTGGGGCTGGACGAGGCGAATCTGTGCCGGCACATCGCCTACGACATCGGCGCGGCCGAGGTCACGCGGCGGCTGTCGGAACGGTTCGGCGCGACGGCGGTGCTGTCCGGCTACTCCCGGCTGGTCATCGACCCGAACCGTGCGCTGGACGATCCAACGGCGATCCCGGTGGTCAGCGACGACGTGGTGATTCCCGGCAACCGGGCCCTGGACCGGGCGGAGGAGGAGCGCCGGGTCGACGCCATCTTCCGGCCCTACCACGAGGCGGTCGCCGCCGAGGTTGCCCGGCGGCGGGGGCGTGGGCAGGTGCCGGTGCTGCTGTCGATCCACAGCTTCACCCCCGCCATGCGCGGTGTCGCCCGGCCCTGGCACGTCGGCATCCTGTGGGACCACGACCCGCGCATCCCGATTCCGATGATCGAGCGGCTGCGCGCCGACGGGCGCTGGTGCGTCGGCGACAACGAACCCTATTCGGGCCGGAGCACGCTGGGCGGCACGGTGGAAAGCCACGCCACACCCGCCGGGCTGCCCAACGTCCTGGTCGAGGTGCGCCAGGACCTGATCGCCACGCCGGAGGGGGCGGCGTTGTGGGCGACGGTGCTGGGCGACGCGCTGGAGCCGATCCTGGCCGACCCCGACCTCTACCAGATCAAACTGTTCCCGCGGGAGTGA